In one window of Cohaesibacter gelatinilyticus DNA:
- a CDS encoding bifunctional diguanylate cyclase/phosphodiesterase: MAGSAENEGKTLKKAAESSMDQAIAHRFRPHVLGLITTFLGLFIIFGLVGKLQHDDRLRIASELEREAAVLASVIKVDLSTRVKSLQRMADRWKASTGTPRNEFLSDAQAYIQDQPGYQALEWVDTNYIARWVAPLKGNEAALNLDLGKEPRRKRALEKAKIKEGPTLSQPIDLVQGGKGMLVYLPLLRDNQFDGFILAVFKIETWLNTLYSKAHFENAAITMGGWKPEDSLLVDLVTRVNLSVHMDNMLIHESRVAEDAISLPGAKIKFAYANQAFSVHAVPTEAFIKAHSSQLTQWVAVLGLIFSTAFGFIIYQLFVAREQRGVADHARKDLNATQQHLLASVNAMRNGIAIWSSDDELIMANSAYLDLVDPIKDFIKPGLSHDTLLVLFREYGIWGKDERSDEEFYKQQRAFRRSASFTSEERKHADGREIIIERHALENNSVITVLIDVTEHRQREHKLQSVQNELSANLEILKSTFENFPGGIGVYSQALHLTAANSAFYETLHLSEEDFPVGSNFKDIVRHQAHRDEQNREDIDSHISDEISRVRKGCEYRRRNRDIDGTVLEIHDFPIKGGGFITTYMDVTENENLVRKLEHIAYYDQLTGLSNRASCQRDLTEQFSDNPKQSGFALVQIDLDNFKRVNDTLGHAAGDHLLRTLGNRLIHLSNDLPGFKPYRWGGDEFLAIVAGYDSDGLDDICAEITDIISIPVKYESSTLNPTVSLGIARYPEDADSLDALMIFSDLALYKTKELGRDGYQFFTSEMKDKIDMEARIETDLRVGIEADQLELYYQPQIDLSDGSISGFEALVRWNHPEQGLVSPAYFIPIAENTGLGPALSRCVLDQAMTTAKDWSNKGVDFGRIAINLSPQHLKRGNFLDDFSAAMQKHQVSPNHLTVEVLESYLFDDPNSDIANILTLLRERGILVELDDFGTGYASLSHLSSLPVNGLKIDQSFIREINEDIKQSGIVSSLISMTNLMGMHVVCEGVETREQFTILRQFSNCSAQGYFIQRPMDKQKTESWIEHWHPARFLAEIDKIQPLFGAA; encoded by the coding sequence ATGGCTGGATCAGCTGAAAATGAAGGCAAAACCTTAAAAAAAGCTGCTGAGTCGTCTATGGATCAGGCAATAGCCCATCGCTTCAGACCACATGTTCTTGGCCTTATCACGACCTTTCTGGGTCTTTTCATCATATTCGGCCTCGTCGGAAAATTGCAGCATGATGATCGCCTCAGAATTGCCTCGGAGCTGGAGCGCGAGGCAGCGGTGCTTGCCTCGGTCATCAAGGTAGATCTGTCGACACGTGTTAAAAGCCTGCAACGGATGGCAGATCGCTGGAAGGCGAGTACCGGCACACCCAGAAATGAATTTCTGTCAGATGCCCAAGCCTATATTCAGGACCAGCCCGGCTATCAGGCACTGGAATGGGTGGACACCAACTATATTGCCCGTTGGGTCGCACCACTAAAAGGCAATGAGGCAGCGCTGAATCTCGATCTCGGCAAGGAACCAAGAAGAAAAAGGGCGCTGGAAAAAGCCAAAATCAAAGAAGGTCCTACCCTCTCCCAGCCCATTGATCTGGTTCAGGGCGGCAAGGGCATGCTGGTTTATCTGCCGCTTCTGCGCGACAATCAGTTTGACGGATTCATTCTGGCTGTCTTCAAGATCGAAACCTGGCTCAACACGCTTTACTCAAAGGCGCATTTTGAGAATGCGGCAATCACGATGGGCGGATGGAAACCCGAGGACAGCCTGCTGGTTGATCTTGTCACAAGGGTAAATCTTTCTGTTCATATGGACAATATGCTGATCCATGAATCAAGGGTCGCCGAAGATGCCATCAGCCTTCCCGGAGCCAAAATCAAATTTGCTTATGCCAATCAGGCCTTCAGTGTACATGCAGTTCCAACCGAGGCCTTCATCAAGGCGCATTCTTCACAACTCACCCAGTGGGTAGCCGTTCTTGGCCTGATCTTCTCGACGGCATTTGGTTTTATCATCTATCAGCTTTTCGTCGCGCGCGAACAGCGCGGGGTTGCTGATCATGCCCGCAAAGACCTGAACGCCACCCAGCAGCATCTGCTGGCCTCGGTCAATGCCATGCGCAACGGCATTGCCATCTGGTCATCCGATGACGAACTTATCATGGCCAATTCCGCCTATCTCGACCTTGTTGACCCGATCAAAGACTTCATCAAGCCGGGCCTGTCCCACGACACCCTGCTGGTTCTGTTTCGAGAATATGGCATCTGGGGCAAGGATGAACGCTCGGATGAAGAATTCTACAAGCAACAGCGAGCCTTTCGCCGCAGCGCGTCTTTCACATCGGAAGAGCGCAAGCATGCCGATGGCCGCGAAATCATCATCGAGCGCCATGCCCTTGAAAATAACAGCGTCATCACGGTTCTGATTGATGTCACCGAGCACCGCCAACGCGAGCACAAGCTCCAGTCTGTTCAGAATGAGCTCTCCGCCAATCTGGAAATTCTCAAATCAACCTTCGAAAACTTCCCCGGAGGCATCGGTGTCTATTCGCAAGCTCTGCACCTGACTGCAGCCAATTCTGCCTTCTATGAGACCCTGCATCTATCAGAGGAGGACTTTCCGGTCGGCTCGAACTTCAAGGATATCGTGCGTCATCAGGCCCATCGGGACGAGCAGAACAGAGAGGATATCGACAGCCATATCAGCGACGAAATATCCCGTGTCAGAAAAGGTTGCGAATATCGCAGACGCAATCGCGATATCGACGGCACCGTTCTGGAAATTCATGATTTCCCGATCAAGGGTGGCGGCTTCATCACCACCTATATGGATGTCACCGAGAATGAAAATCTCGTCAGGAAACTGGAGCATATTGCCTATTATGATCAGTTGACAGGCCTGTCCAACCGGGCCAGCTGCCAGCGTGATCTCACCGAGCAGTTTTCCGACAATCCGAAACAGTCCGGCTTTGCCCTCGTACAGATTGATCTGGACAATTTCAAGCGCGTCAATGACACATTGGGCCATGCAGCAGGCGATCATCTGTTGCGCACCCTTGGCAATCGCCTTATTCATCTGTCCAATGATCTGCCCGGCTTCAAACCCTATCGTTGGGGCGGCGATGAATTTCTGGCCATTGTCGCAGGATATGACAGCGATGGCCTTGACGATATCTGCGCAGAAATCACCGACATCATCTCCATTCCGGTCAAATATGAGAGTTCCACGCTCAATCCTACCGTGAGCCTGGGCATTGCCCGCTATCCGGAAGATGCCGACAGCCTTGATGCATTGATGATTTTCTCCGATCTCGCGCTCTACAAAACCAAGGAACTGGGTCGCGATGGCTATCAATTCTTCACCAGCGAGATGAAGGACAAGATTGATATGGAGGCCCGGATCGAGACAGATCTGCGTGTCGGGATCGAGGCAGATCAGCTGGAGCTGTATTATCAGCCGCAGATCGATCTCTCCGACGGCTCCATTTCCGGCTTCGAGGCATTGGTACGATGGAACCATCCGGAACAAGGTCTGGTCTCACCGGCATATTTCATTCCCATTGCCGAGAATACGGGCCTTGGTCCTGCACTCAGTCGCTGTGTTCTGGATCAGGCCATGACCACCGCTAAAGATTGGTCGAACAAAGGCGTGGATTTTGGACGGATCGCCATCAATCTGTCCCCACAGCATCTCAAACGCGGCAATTTCCTGGATGATTTCTCCGCTGCCATGCAAAAGCATCAGGTCAGTCCGAACCATCTGACTGTAGAGGTGCTGGAATCCTATCTGTTCGATGATCCCAATTCGGACATTGCCAATATCCTGACCCTGCTGCGCGAGCGTGGCATTCTGGTAGAGCTCGACGATTTCGGCACCGGTTATGCTTCCCTGTCGCATCTATCGTCCCTGCCGGTCAATGGCCTGAAGATCGATCAATCCTTCATCCGCGAAATCAATGAGGACATCAAACAAAGCGGCATCGTCTCATCACTCATTTCGATGACCAATCTGATGGGAATGCATGTGGTCTGCGAAGGGGTGGAAACCCGCGAACAATTCACGATCCTGCGGCAATTCAGCAATTGCTCTGCCCAAGGCTATTTCATTCAAAGGCCCATGGACAAACAAAAAACGGAAAGCTGGATCGAACACTGGCATCCCGCTCGATTCCTGGCCGAAATCGACAAAATTCAACCGCTCTTCGGCGCAGCATAG
- a CDS encoding dicarboxylate/amino acid:cation symporter, giving the protein MGNVKQKTGLFAPWRNMLLWKQIVVGLVLGIVVGCVLNMTGNAAIAGTIKYIGTVFLSLIKMLIVPLIFVSLVCGMASIGDIARMGRIGLKAIVFYLLTTAFAITIGLVLGTLFQPGVGIDLGTAVAMEAKAAPSFLDQLVAIVPKNPIAAAADGKVLQIIFFAILFGLSINLVGEVGKPVRDFFESLNSVVLKLTEIVISFAPYGVFALMAWVAGTYGLDLLLPLGTVIAALYIGCVLHAIFVYGGLITALGRLNPVRFFQGIVEPQIVAFTSTSSSGTLPVTMTAVQKNLGVNRSVASFTLPLGATINMDGTAMYQGVAALFVAQAFGVDLGMSEYVTIILTATLASIGTAGVPGAGLVMLSLVLSSVGLPLEGVAIIAGIDRILDMARTSLNVTGDAACTVLIAKSENELELAAYDKPHVLEAASLSKT; this is encoded by the coding sequence ATGGGTAATGTGAAACAAAAGACAGGGCTTTTTGCCCCGTGGCGGAATATGCTGCTTTGGAAGCAGATCGTGGTCGGGCTGGTTCTTGGAATTGTGGTTGGCTGTGTGCTGAACATGACCGGTAATGCGGCGATTGCCGGAACCATCAAATATATAGGAACGGTGTTCCTTTCGCTGATCAAGATGCTGATTGTGCCCTTGATTTTTGTTTCTCTGGTCTGTGGCATGGCGTCAATCGGCGATATTGCCCGGATGGGACGGATCGGTTTGAAGGCGATTGTTTTCTATCTGCTTACGACTGCTTTTGCCATCACCATCGGCTTGGTTCTGGGCACCCTGTTTCAGCCTGGTGTCGGAATTGATCTGGGTACTGCCGTTGCCATGGAGGCGAAAGCCGCACCGTCATTCCTGGATCAATTGGTTGCAATCGTTCCTAAAAATCCCATTGCGGCAGCTGCCGATGGCAAGGTGTTGCAGATCATTTTCTTCGCCATCCTGTTTGGTCTTTCGATCAATCTGGTCGGGGAGGTCGGAAAACCGGTCAGAGATTTCTTTGAATCCCTGAATTCCGTTGTTCTGAAACTGACGGAAATCGTCATTTCATTTGCTCCCTATGGTGTCTTTGCGTTGATGGCATGGGTTGCAGGCACATATGGTCTGGATCTGCTTTTGCCATTGGGAACCGTTATCGCCGCTCTTTATATCGGCTGCGTTCTGCATGCCATCTTTGTTTATGGTGGCCTGATAACTGCTCTTGGACGTCTGAACCCCGTGCGCTTCTTTCAAGGCATCGTTGAGCCTCAGATCGTTGCTTTCACCAGCACCTCGTCCTCGGGTACCTTGCCGGTGACCATGACTGCGGTGCAAAAGAATCTGGGTGTGAACCGCTCTGTTGCGAGCTTCACGCTTCCTCTTGGAGCAACCATCAATATGGATGGCACTGCCATGTATCAAGGGGTTGCAGCTTTGTTCGTGGCACAGGCTTTTGGTGTCGATTTGGGCATGTCGGAATATGTGACCATCATTCTGACCGCCACCCTTGCTTCCATCGGTACTGCCGGAGTTCCCGGTGCAGGCCTTGTCATGTTATCGCTTGTGTTGTCTTCGGTTGGTTTGCCGCTGGAAGGTGTCGCGATCATTGCGGGTATTGACCGTATTCTTGATATGGCGCGTACATCGCTCAATGTTACCGGCGATGCTGCTTGTACCGTTCTGATCGCCAAATCCGAAAATGAGCTGGAATTGGCTGCCTATGACAAACCGCATGTGTTGGAAGCAGCTTCTCTTTCAAAGACATAG